Proteins from a genomic interval of Bacteroidales bacterium:
- a CDS encoding DUF4230 domain-containing protein, whose protein sequence is MIISFLLKNIRSIIDALIIAAIIVVFVIFDPFKWFNTGINIRNTPVSVQNIREIRQLITAEYYGEAIASLSESYMEEIAPKKINEEGQNLFINLITAVDSLRKTDKPGWFTFDAIHKWNIESRLGEYFPWITHSKLYPNLMKCLCDTINKGLPANKKFDTKKLLFELYDNKGICKGSSFEISKETELVNLTKYFKSDIKLQEKKKNIVYIGRGWVKAGIDFGKLKPDDIFYNSSNSTLYIKNCEPEILNCDINPWFIPNKVKGFELIKQKGSFDNPFAEAVKVKKACIENLRLQAMNSGIINQARKNARESLMNLFSLLMDSNVKQVVFTKNKFEQILNEIQKDTLISNQEAVFINELTAKSLKDIDTAFYSDYRMQLADLSGFCSKLQSFKYAGNPVNGISLDMAPFLQNDKIDTIELDKAIKILCTTAYRDSAAIKNDMYRLMASYRIPQNDFIDSSLTKGIINYHPKTDFQYKMASLTRIYRDSLYNRALNKCTKVLKTPKNRYAIWFKSRVDYDSTLIQTARYLQTKCDANMLKVDKSALINLSKDTTQVKRILGVFRENVEIVKKK, encoded by the coding sequence ATGATAATCTCGTTCTTGCTTAAAAATATACGTTCCATAATCGATGCGCTGATAATTGCTGCCATAATAGTAGTTTTTGTAATATTCGATCCCTTTAAATGGTTTAACACTGGCATTAATATTCGCAACACTCCTGTTTCGGTGCAAAACATTAGGGAAATAAGGCAGCTTATCACAGCCGAATACTATGGCGAGGCCATTGCTTCGCTTTCCGAAAGTTATATGGAAGAAATTGCCCCTAAAAAGATAAATGAGGAAGGGCAAAATTTATTTATCAATTTAATAACAGCCGTTGACTCTCTTAGAAAAACAGACAAACCAGGATGGTTTACTTTCGATGCAATTCATAAATGGAATATCGAGAGTCGTCTAGGCGAGTATTTCCCATGGATAACACATAGTAAACTTTACCCCAACTTAATGAAATGTCTATGTGATACTATTAATAAGGGATTACCCGCAAATAAAAAATTCGATACTAAAAAATTGCTATTTGAACTATATGATAATAAGGGAATATGTAAAGGCAGTAGCTTTGAAATTTCCAAAGAAACTGAATTAGTTAATTTGACTAAATATTTTAAATCAGATATCAAACTCCAAGAAAAGAAAAAAAATATCGTTTACATAGGTCGTGGCTGGGTAAAAGCAGGTATCGATTTTGGAAAACTTAAACCCGATGATATTTTCTACAATTCTAGCAACAGCACCTTATATATCAAAAATTGCGAACCCGAAATCCTAAATTGCGATATTAATCCTTGGTTCATTCCCAACAAGGTTAAAGGATTTGAATTGATAAAGCAGAAAGGAAGTTTTGACAATCCTTTTGCCGAGGCCGTTAAGGTAAAAAAGGCTTGTATCGAAAACCTTCGCCTTCAGGCGATGAATAGCGGAATCATTAATCAAGCACGGAAAAATGCACGCGAAAGCCTTATGAACCTCTTTAGCCTTCTGATGGATAGTAATGTTAAACAGGTTGTATTCACCAAGAATAAATTTGAACAAATACTAAATGAGATTCAGAAAGATACGCTAATATCCAACCAAGAGGCAGTATTTATCAATGAACTTACGGCTAAAAGTTTGAAAGATATTGATACAGCCTTCTACTCCGATTATCGCATGCAGCTAGCGGATCTTAGCGGTTTTTGCAGTAAACTACAATCGTTTAAATATGCTGGCAATCCTGTAAATGGTATCTCGCTTGATATGGCTCCATTCCTACAAAACGATAAAATTGATACCATTGAACTCGATAAAGCCATAAAGATTTTATGCACAACCGCTTATCGTGATTCGGCTGCTATAAAGAATGACATGTATAGACTAATGGCTAGCTACAGAATTCCCCAGAACGATTTTATCGATAGCAGCTTAACAAAAGGAATAATAAACTACCATCCTAAAACCGATTTTCAATACAAGATGGCTAGTTTAACCCGAATCTACCGCGATAGCCTTTACAACCGTGCGTTGAATAAATGCACCAAAGTTTTAAAAACACCCAAAAACCGCTATGCAATTTGGTTTAAATCCAGAGTAGACTACGATAGTACCCTAATTCAAACAGCACGATACCTCCAAACAAAATGCGATGCCAATATGCTGAAAGTAGATAAATCAGCTTTAATCAACCTTAGTAAAGATACAACCCAAGTAAAGCGTATTCTGGGGGTTTTTAGAGAAAATGTGGAGATAGTAAAGAAAAAGTAA